From the genome of Pyrobaculum sp. 3827-6, one region includes:
- a CDS encoding ATP-binding cassette domain-containing protein, whose product MIALRAVYFRYRRGPAILDNFTAEFPKGITTILGPNGSGKTTLLKLVAGVLAPQRGHVEVMGRPPAELRGRIAYIPQTGGLYPWMKIRDNIAIPLKIRGLQPAEISQVVRDVAEALGISHLLDRYPREVSGGEQQKVLIARAVASGADVWLLDEPLSMIDIDYRREVIEALRKLGKTMLVITHNVQDAVDLGGHIYIVRGPPLTVVSSLAPGQYSRDAAELADAVRQAYKP is encoded by the coding sequence GTGATCGCCCTGCGCGCGGTGTACTTCAGGTATAGAAGAGGCCCAGCTATTTTAGACAACTTCACCGCCGAGTTCCCCAAGGGCATCACAACCATACTCGGCCCCAACGGAAGCGGCAAGACGACGCTCCTAAAGCTAGTAGCCGGCGTGCTGGCCCCCCAGAGAGGCCACGTAGAGGTGATGGGGAGGCCCCCCGCCGAGCTCAGAGGGAGGATAGCCTACATACCCCAGACCGGCGGCCTCTACCCGTGGATGAAGATACGGGACAACATCGCCATACCCCTAAAGATTAGGGGCCTCCAGCCCGCCGAAATAAGCCAAGTAGTTAGAGACGTCGCCGAGGCGCTGGGGATAAGCCACCTACTAGACAGATACCCCAGGGAGGTCTCCGGGGGAGAGCAACAGAAAGTCCTAATAGCAAGGGCTGTGGCCTCAGGCGCAGACGTGTGGCTGCTAGACGAGCCGCTCTCCATGATCGACATAGACTACAGACGCGAAGTCATAGAGGCCCTGCGGAAACTCGGCAAGACGATGCTTGTAATCACCCACAATGTACAAGACGCAGTAGACCTCGGGGGCCATATATACATCGTGCGGGGCCCCCCGCTGACTGTGGTGTCAAGCCTGGCGCCCGGCCAGTACAGCAGAGACGCGGCAGAGCTGGCAGACGCCGTCAGGCAGGCGTACAAGCCGTGA
- a CDS encoding ABC transporter substrate-binding protein, whose translation MRRLLIALAVLIVVLAISMFFMLKPQQAGEAPTVKIRVGLLPIVDALPFVVAEREGLFQKEGVAVEITYFGSARDRDAAIASGQIDVAIHDPVGALMLIGNGVSIKIVGFVCCLSENESNVGFYYVKAPGAAQVRKVAISKNTIIEYVASKLVKGDVEFVDVPSIANRYQLLIEGKVDAAVMPDPWGTLALLNNATLLAKHRDLVVLVASNSITSTPEGRRALEKLITALNKAVDIYNTDPAKYRDILAERLNLPAPLRQRYQIVWRAHIAQLPRDVFNDASSWLLQKGLVKQQLRYEDCVS comes from the coding sequence GTGAGGCGGCTTCTCATAGCGTTGGCTGTGTTGATAGTAGTCCTCGCAATCTCCATGTTTTTCATGCTAAAGCCGCAACAGGCCGGGGAGGCCCCCACGGTAAAGATACGAGTCGGGCTCCTGCCCATAGTCGACGCCCTCCCCTTCGTGGTTGCCGAGAGGGAGGGGCTTTTTCAAAAGGAAGGCGTCGCTGTAGAGATTACATACTTCGGCTCAGCTAGGGATCGCGACGCCGCCATTGCCAGCGGGCAGATAGACGTGGCTATACACGACCCCGTGGGCGCCCTCATGTTGATCGGCAACGGCGTGTCCATCAAGATAGTGGGCTTTGTCTGTTGCCTCTCCGAGAACGAGTCAAACGTGGGGTTTTACTACGTAAAGGCCCCCGGCGCCGCGCAGGTTAGGAAGGTGGCCATTTCGAAAAATACCATTATTGAATACGTCGCCTCCAAGCTCGTGAAGGGCGACGTGGAGTTCGTCGACGTGCCCAGCATAGCCAATAGATACCAGCTCTTGATAGAGGGGAAGGTGGACGCCGCCGTGATGCCCGACCCCTGGGGTACCCTCGCCTTGCTAAACAACGCCACGTTGCTCGCCAAGCACAGAGATCTCGTGGTGCTGGTGGCAAGCAACTCAATAACAAGCACCCCCGAGGGGAGGCGGGCTCTGGAGAAATTAATCACAGCCCTCAACAAGGCAGTAGATATCTACAACACAGACCCGGCAAAGTACAGAGATATACTCGCCGAGAGGCTCAACCTGCCAGCGCCCCTTAGGCAGAGGTACCAGATAGTATGGAGGGCGCACATCGCCCAGCTCCCCCGGGATGTATTCAACGACGCCTCCAGCTGGTTGCTCCAGAAAGGCCTCGTAAAACAGCAACTGAGATACGAAGACTGCGTCTCGTGA
- a CDS encoding cytochrome c biogenesis CcdA family protein, whose amino-acid sequence MLASFAAGAVSVFSPCVLPVLTIAATTYLARRSLALVLAGMTLSFAAIATVVTVAASWAGSVVNTVLYAVGGAVLIAMGALLVVERLNRAFVVWASRFQTSAYKASKLQLGKLSDVALGLSLGAVWTPCIAPLFGAVVVANLVASAVTGNYLALFASTLAYAAGLAAVVYALINVARRGALKASRSMKWSMWGRRVEYIVGILSIAFGILLIGEALGLGTFSALFKL is encoded by the coding sequence CTGCTCGCCTCCTTCGCCGCGGGCGCCGTGAGCGTATTCTCGCCATGTGTACTGCCAGTTCTCACAATCGCCGCCACCACCTACCTAGCCCGCCGTAGCCTCGCCCTGGTGCTGGCTGGCATGACGCTGTCCTTCGCCGCGATAGCCACTGTAGTAACCGTAGCGGCCTCATGGGCTGGGTCAGTTGTAAACACCGTCCTGTACGCCGTGGGAGGCGCCGTCCTAATAGCCATGGGCGCCCTCCTCGTGGTGGAGAGGCTGAACAGAGCCTTCGTGGTGTGGGCGTCGAGATTCCAGACCTCTGCCTACAAAGCCTCGAAGCTACAGCTGGGCAAGCTAAGCGACGTGGCCCTTGGCCTATCCCTAGGCGCCGTGTGGACCCCCTGCATAGCGCCGTTGTTTGGGGCCGTGGTCGTGGCCAACCTCGTGGCGTCGGCGGTGACGGGGAACTACCTAGCCCTCTTCGCCTCCACGCTCGCCTACGCCGCGGGGCTCGCCGCCGTGGTATACGCCCTAATCAACGTGGCGAGGAGAGGAGCCCTCAAGGCCTCTAGAAGCATGAAGTGGAGCATGTGGGGCAGGCGGGTGGAGTACATAGTGGGCATCCTATCCATAGCCTTCGGCATACTGCTCATCGGCGAGGCCCTGGGCCTAGGCACCTTCTCAGCCCTCTTCAAGCTGTAG